In a genomic window of Pseudomonas oryzihabitans:
- the lptE gene encoding LPS-assembly lipoprotein LptE yields the protein MKKRILPGLAVVGLATLLTACGFQLRGTGETRLQITELNLTARDAYGQTVKEVRDMLEDAHVRISSGAPYTLDLGGEALSERTASYTSGARSAEVELTTRQPYSIVGKNQTVLLSDYLETQRYYVTDQNNIVGSEQQKDQLRREMRRELVQQLAARLQALTPERLEKLQRDADARAAAQQEAERRARESAPPQQSPIEIPTPAR from the coding sequence ATGAAGAAACGGATTCTCCCCGGCCTTGCGGTAGTCGGCCTGGCGACCCTGCTGACCGCCTGCGGCTTCCAGCTGCGCGGTACCGGCGAAACCCGCCTGCAAATCACCGAGCTGAACCTGACGGCGCGCGATGCCTACGGCCAGACCGTCAAGGAAGTGCGCGACATGCTCGAGGATGCCCACGTGCGGATCAGCTCGGGCGCGCCCTACACCCTGGACCTGGGCGGCGAAGCCCTGAGCGAGCGTACCGCCAGCTACACCAGCGGCGCCCGCAGCGCCGAGGTCGAGCTGACCACCCGCCAGCCCTACAGCATCGTCGGCAAGAACCAGACCGTGTTGCTCAGCGACTACCTGGAAACCCAGCGCTACTACGTGACCGACCAGAACAACATCGTCGGCTCCGAGCAGCAGAAGGATCAGCTGCGTCGCGAAATGCGCCGCGAACTGGTGCAGCAGCTGGCCGCTCGCCTGCAGGCCCTGACGCCGGAGCGTCTGGAAAAACTGCAGCGCGACGCCGATGCCCGCGCCGCTGCCCAGCAGGAAGCCGAGCGCCGCGCTCGCGAGTCCGCGCCGCCGCAGCAGTCGCCGATCGAAATCCCCACCCCCGCGCGCTAA
- the holA gene encoding DNA polymerase III subunit delta, whose amino-acid sequence MKLNANQLGKQLQGSLAAVYAVSGDEPLLCQEASDAIRSAARMQGFDEREVFDVDASFDWGRLYEAGASLSLFAQKRILELRLPTGKPGDKGSAALLDYLARPAEDTLLLISLPRLDAAAQKTKWAKALLEQEQAQFVQIWPVEVAQLPQWINQRLSRLGLAATPEAVDLIAERVEGNLLAAAQEIEKLRLLTEGSQVDAETVRATVADSARYDVFGLLDAALAGEAAHALRILEGLRGEGVEAAVVLWALAREIRLLANLAQLQESGTPLERAFTQVKPPVWDKRRPLMTRALQRHGARRLEALLRDAQMADEQIKGQAPGDVWLTLTSLALVLAGKRLALGKLLQ is encoded by the coding sequence ATGAAACTCAACGCCAATCAACTGGGCAAGCAACTCCAGGGCTCGCTGGCCGCGGTCTATGCCGTCAGCGGCGATGAGCCGCTGCTCTGCCAGGAAGCCAGCGACGCCATTCGCAGTGCGGCGCGCATGCAAGGCTTCGACGAACGCGAAGTCTTCGACGTCGACGCCAGTTTCGACTGGGGCCGCCTCTACGAAGCCGGCGCCAGCCTCTCGCTGTTCGCCCAGAAACGCATCCTCGAATTGCGCCTGCCCACCGGCAAGCCGGGGGACAAGGGCTCCGCCGCCCTGCTCGACTACCTGGCGCGTCCCGCCGAGGACACCCTGCTGCTAATCAGCCTGCCCCGGCTGGATGCCGCGGCCCAGAAGACCAAGTGGGCCAAGGCACTGCTGGAGCAAGAGCAGGCGCAATTCGTGCAGATCTGGCCGGTGGAAGTGGCGCAGCTGCCGCAATGGATCAACCAGCGGCTATCGCGCCTGGGCCTGGCCGCTACCCCCGAGGCCGTGGACCTGATCGCCGAGCGGGTGGAGGGCAACCTGCTGGCTGCCGCCCAGGAGATCGAAAAGCTCCGCCTGCTCACCGAAGGCTCCCAGGTGGATGCCGAAACCGTCCGCGCCACGGTGGCCGATAGTGCCCGCTACGATGTCTTCGGCTTGCTGGATGCCGCTCTCGCCGGCGAGGCGGCGCACGCCCTGCGCATCCTCGAAGGCCTGCGCGGCGAAGGCGTGGAAGCCGCCGTGGTGCTCTGGGCCCTGGCGCGGGAAATACGCTTGCTGGCCAATCTGGCCCAGTTGCAGGAGAGCGGCACGCCGCTGGAGCGCGCCTTCACCCAGGTCAAGCCGCCGGTGTGGGACAAGCGCCGCCCCCTGATGACCCGCGCCCTGCAGCGCCATGGCGCCCGGCGTCTGGAAGCCCTGCTGCGCGATGCCCAGATGGCTGACGAACAGATCAAGGGCCAGGCGCCCGGCGATGTCTGGCTGACCCTGACCAGCCTCGCCCTGGTGCTCGCCGGCAAACGGCTGGCGCTGGGCAAGCTCCTACAATAG
- the leuS gene encoding leucine--tRNA ligase, producing MHEHYQPREIEAAAQSFWDQNLSFKAVMRPGQEKFYCLSMFPYPSGKLHMGHVRNYTIGDVIARYQRMLGKNVLQPMGWDAFGMPAENAAMKNGVAPAKWTYENIAYMKSQLRSLGLAIDWSREVTTCKPDYYRWEQWLFTQLFEKGIIYRKNGTVNWDPVDQTVLANEQVIDGRGWRSGALIEKREIPMYYFRITDYAEELLNSLDQLPGWPEQVKTMQRNWIGKSRGMEVQFPYDQDSIGAEGTLKVFTTRPDTLLGATYVAVAAEHPLATQAAQGNAELQAFIDECKRGGVAEADIATQEKKGLDTGLFVRHPLTDARLPVWVANYVLMHYGDGAVMAVPGHDERDFEFANKYQLPIVQVVDTAEATQVLANPDDYSPEEYERYQFDPVQWKDWYASKDGFLINSGAYDNLSYDAAFDAIGADLQAKGLGQPRTQFRLRDWGISRQRYWGCPIPIIHGDDGVDIPVPADLLPVVLPEDVVPDGAGSPLARMPEFYETVDPRNGQPARRETDTMDTFVESSWYFARYASPNFTGGMLDKEEANYWLPVDQYIGGIEHAILHLLYSRFFHKLMRDQGLIDSDEPFENLLTQGMVVAETYYRTNPNGSKDWFNPADVEVERDAKAKVIGARLKSDGQPVEIGGVEKMSKSKNNGVDPQAMIDQYGADTCRLFMMFASPPDMSLEWSDSGVEGASRFLRRVWRLAQAHVAQGLPAAGALGELSPAQKEVRRAIHLAIRQASQDIGQHHKFNTAIAAVMTLMNVLEKAAQDSDTDRRLLQEGLEAVTLLLAPITPHIAHGLWQQLGHADAVIDARWPQVDESALVQDSLQIVIQVNGKLRGQIEVPADASREAIEAAARANENVARFTEGLTIRKVVVVPGKLVNIVAN from the coding sequence ATGCACGAACACTATCAGCCCCGCGAAATAGAAGCCGCCGCCCAGTCCTTCTGGGACCAGAATCTGTCCTTCAAGGCCGTCATGCGCCCGGGCCAGGAGAAGTTCTACTGCCTGTCGATGTTCCCCTACCCCAGCGGCAAGCTGCACATGGGGCACGTGCGCAACTACACCATCGGCGACGTCATCGCCCGCTACCAGCGGATGCTGGGCAAGAATGTGCTGCAGCCCATGGGCTGGGACGCCTTCGGCATGCCCGCCGAGAACGCCGCCATGAAGAACGGCGTGGCCCCGGCCAAGTGGACCTACGAGAACATCGCCTACATGAAGTCCCAGCTGCGGAGCCTGGGTCTGGCGATCGACTGGTCCCGCGAGGTCACCACCTGCAAGCCGGACTACTATCGCTGGGAGCAGTGGCTGTTCACCCAACTGTTCGAGAAGGGCATCATCTACCGCAAGAACGGCACGGTGAACTGGGACCCGGTGGACCAGACCGTCCTGGCCAACGAGCAGGTCATCGACGGCCGCGGCTGGCGCAGCGGTGCGCTGATCGAGAAGCGCGAGATCCCCATGTATTACTTCCGCATCACCGACTATGCGGAAGAGCTGCTGAATTCCCTCGACCAACTGCCCGGCTGGCCCGAGCAGGTCAAGACCATGCAGCGCAACTGGATCGGCAAGTCCCGCGGCATGGAGGTGCAATTCCCCTATGACCAGGACAGCATCGGCGCCGAAGGCACCCTGAAGGTCTTCACCACCCGCCCCGACACCCTGCTCGGCGCCACCTATGTCGCCGTGGCCGCGGAACACCCGCTGGCCACCCAGGCCGCCCAGGGCAATGCCGAGTTGCAGGCCTTCATCGACGAATGCAAGCGCGGCGGCGTCGCCGAAGCCGACATCGCCACCCAGGAGAAGAAAGGCCTGGACACCGGCCTGTTCGTCCGCCATCCGCTGACCGACGCCCGCCTGCCGGTATGGGTCGCCAACTACGTGCTGATGCACTACGGCGACGGCGCGGTCATGGCCGTTCCCGGTCACGACGAGCGTGACTTCGAATTCGCCAACAAGTACCAGTTGCCCATCGTCCAGGTGGTGGATACCGCCGAAGCCACCCAGGTGCTGGCCAATCCGGACGACTACAGCCCCGAGGAATACGAGCGCTACCAGTTCGACCCGGTGCAGTGGAAGGACTGGTACGCCAGCAAGGACGGCTTCCTGATCAATTCCGGCGCCTACGACAACCTGAGCTACGACGCCGCCTTCGACGCCATCGGCGCCGATCTGCAGGCCAAGGGCCTGGGCCAGCCGCGTACCCAGTTCCGCCTGCGCGACTGGGGCATCAGCCGCCAGCGCTACTGGGGCTGCCCGATTCCGATCATCCATGGTGACGACGGCGTCGACATCCCGGTGCCGGCCGACCTGCTGCCGGTGGTGCTGCCCGAGGACGTGGTGCCCGACGGCGCCGGCTCGCCCCTGGCGCGCATGCCGGAATTCTACGAGACCGTCGATCCGCGCAATGGCCAACCGGCCCGTCGCGAGACCGACACCATGGACACCTTCGTCGAAAGCTCCTGGTACTTCGCCCGCTATGCCTCGCCGAATTTCACCGGCGGCATGCTGGACAAGGAAGAGGCCAACTACTGGTTGCCCGTCGACCAGTACATCGGCGGTATCGAACACGCCATCCTGCACCTGCTCTACTCGCGCTTCTTCCACAAGCTGATGCGCGACCAGGGTCTGATCGACTCCGACGAGCCCTTCGAGAACTTGCTCACCCAGGGCATGGTGGTGGCCGAGACCTACTACCGTACCAATCCCAACGGTAGCAAGGACTGGTTCAACCCGGCCGATGTCGAGGTGGAGCGCGATGCCAAGGCCAAGGTGATCGGCGCGCGCCTGAAGAGCGACGGCCAACCGGTGGAAATCGGCGGCGTCGAGAAGATGTCCAAGTCGAAGAACAACGGTGTCGACCCCCAGGCGATGATCGACCAGTACGGCGCAGATACCTGCCGGCTGTTCATGATGTTCGCCTCGCCGCCGGACATGAGCCTGGAGTGGTCCGACTCCGGCGTCGAAGGTGCCAGCCGCTTCCTGCGCCGCGTCTGGCGCCTGGCCCAGGCCCACGTCGCCCAGGGCTTGCCGGCTGCCGGCGCGCTTGGCGAGTTGTCGCCGGCCCAGAAAGAGGTGCGTCGCGCCATCCACCTGGCCATCCGCCAGGCCAGCCAGGATATCGGCCAGCACCACAAGTTCAACACCGCCATCGCCGCGGTCATGACCCTGATGAACGTGCTGGAAAAGGCCGCCCAGGATAGCGATACCGATCGCCGCCTGCTGCAGGAGGGCCTGGAGGCCGTCACCCTGCTGCTGGCGCCCATCACCCCGCACATCGCCCATGGTCTCTGGCAGCAACTGGGCCACGCCGACGCGGTCATCGATGCCCGCTGGCCGCAGGTGGACGAAAGCGCCCTGGTGCAGGACAGCCTGCAGATCGTCATCCAGGTGAACGGCAAGCTGCGCGGCCAGATCGAAGTCCCGGCCGATGCCAGCCGCGAGGCCATCGAGGCCGCCGCTCGCGCCAATGAAAACGTGGCACGCTTCACCGAGGGTCTGACCATCCGCAAGGTCGTCGTGGTCCCGGGTAAACTGGTCAATATCGTCGCCAACTAA
- the lipB gene encoding lipoyl(octanoyl) transferase LipB — translation MTTPAPVTLGVRRWGLRPYEATWQAMRRFTDERGPATPDELWLLQHPAVFTQGQAGKPEHLLAAGDIPVVQVDRGGQVTYHGPGQLIAYVLLDVRRKGLGVRELVSAMEDSLIALLADWGVRAEARADAPGVYVEGAKIASLGLRIRNGRSFHGLALNVDMDLAPFRRINPCGYAGLAMTQLRDLVTGPLAFDEVRESLVRHLSLRLGYPEPITLESD, via the coding sequence ATGACGACTCCCGCCCCGGTGACCCTGGGCGTGCGCCGCTGGGGCTTGAGGCCCTACGAGGCGACCTGGCAGGCCATGCGCCGTTTCACTGACGAGCGCGGTCCCGCGACGCCTGACGAACTCTGGCTGCTCCAGCACCCGGCGGTCTTCACCCAGGGCCAAGCCGGCAAGCCCGAGCACCTGCTCGCCGCTGGCGACATTCCGGTGGTGCAGGTCGATCGCGGCGGCCAGGTCACGTACCATGGTCCCGGTCAGCTCATCGCCTATGTGCTGCTGGACGTTCGCCGCAAGGGCCTGGGCGTGCGAGAATTGGTCAGCGCCATGGAAGACAGCCTGATCGCCCTGCTCGCCGACTGGGGCGTACGGGCCGAAGCCCGAGCCGATGCACCGGGTGTCTACGTGGAGGGGGCCAAGATCGCCTCCCTGGGCCTGCGCATCCGCAATGGCCGGTCCTTCCATGGACTGGCCTTGAACGTTGACATGGATCTGGCGCCGTTCCGCCGGATCAACCCCTGCGGTTATGCCGGCCTGGCCATGACCCAGCTCCGCGATCTGGTGACCGGGCCACTAGCTTTCGACGAGGTCCGCGAGTCTCTGGTCCGTCACCTGAGTCTGCGCCTGGGCTACCCCGAACCGATCACCCTGGAATCGGATTGA
- the lipA gene encoding lipoyl synthase produces the protein MTTTVQDSAQTLTPPARPNKVEAGVKLRGAEKVARIPVKIIPTEELPRKPDWIRVRIPVTPEVERIKQLLRKHKLHSVCEEASCPNLGECFSGGTATFMIMGDICTRRCPFCDVGHGRPKPLDVDEPKNLAVAIADLGLKYVVITSVDRDDLRDGGAQHFVDCLREIRKLSPGIQLETLVPDYRGRMDVALAITEQEPPDVFNHNLETVPRLYKAARPGSDFEWSLDLLQNFKKRVPHVPTKSGLMLGLGETDEEVIEVMQRMREHEIDMLTLGQYLQPSRNHLPVQRFVHPDTFAWYAEEGAKMGFKNVASGPLVRSSYHADQQAHGKKIN, from the coding sequence ATGACCACAACAGTACAAGACAGCGCCCAGACCCTTACCCCGCCCGCTCGCCCGAACAAGGTGGAGGCCGGCGTCAAGCTGCGTGGGGCCGAGAAGGTCGCGCGCATCCCGGTAAAGATCATTCCCACCGAGGAACTGCCGCGCAAGCCGGACTGGATCCGCGTCCGCATCCCGGTCACCCCCGAGGTCGAGCGCATCAAGCAGCTGCTGCGCAAGCACAAGCTGCACAGTGTCTGCGAAGAGGCCTCCTGCCCGAACCTGGGCGAGTGCTTCTCCGGCGGCACCGCCACCTTCATGATCATGGGTGACATCTGCACCCGTCGCTGCCCCTTCTGCGACGTCGGCCATGGCCGGCCGAAGCCGCTGGACGTGGACGAGCCGAAGAACCTGGCGGTAGCCATCGCCGACCTGGGCCTGAAGTACGTGGTGATCACCTCGGTGGACCGCGACGACCTGCGCGATGGCGGTGCCCAGCACTTCGTCGATTGCCTGCGCGAGATCCGCAAGCTGTCTCCGGGCATCCAGCTCGAGACCCTGGTGCCGGACTACCGTGGCCGCATGGACGTGGCCCTGGCCATCACCGAGCAGGAGCCGCCGGATGTCTTCAACCACAACCTGGAGACCGTCCCGCGCCTGTACAAGGCTGCCCGCCCGGGTTCGGACTTCGAGTGGTCGCTGGACCTGCTGCAGAACTTCAAGAAGCGCGTGCCCCACGTGCCGACCAAGTCCGGCCTGATGCTGGGCCTGGGCGAGACCGACGAGGAAGTCATCGAGGTCATGCAGCGCATGCGCGAGCACGAGATCGACATGCTGACCCTCGGCCAGTACCTGCAGCCCTCGCGCAACCACCTGCCGGTGCAGCGCTTCGTCCACCCGGATACCTTCGCCTGGTATGCCGAGGAAGGCGCCAAGATGGGCTTCAAGAACGTCGCTTCCGGTCCCCTGGTACGTTCGTCCTACCACGCCGACCAGCAGGCGCACGGCAAGAAGATCAACTGA
- the pgm gene encoding phosphoglucomutase (alpha-D-glucose-1,6-bisphosphate-dependent): MSIAANAGRLPDENTLTHLPRLVARYYSDRPDPSDPGQQVAFGTSGHRGSSLKGSFNEWHILAITQAICEYRKAQGVDGPLFMGMDTHALSEPAFISALEVLAANGVEVRIDAGCAETHGEPGYTPTPALSNAILEYNAGRSSGLADGIVITPSHNPPADGGFKYNPTNGGPADTNVTKWIQDRANALLVAGLEGVKRMDYRQALKASTTQTFDFIDSYVGGLGQVIDLEAIRGSGLTFGVDPLGGAGVHYWPRIAERYGLPLQVLSTRVDQTFRFMRLDWDGKIRMDCSSPHAMAGLIENKDRFDVSFACDTDHDRHGIVARSVGLLNPNHYLAVAIEYLFTHRPQWSQQAGIGKTLVSSSMIDRVAQGIGRQVVEVPVGFKWFVDGLLDGSLGFGGEESAGASFLRKTGGAWSTDKDGIILGLLAAEITAVTGKDPGERYQALTERFGAPVYQRIDAAADREQKARLGKLSAAQVTAKELAGQPITAILTEAPGNGAAIGGLKVVTENGWFAARPSGTEDVYKIYAESFEGEAHLGRIQEEAKALVDGVLRG; encoded by the coding sequence ATGAGTATTGCCGCCAACGCAGGACGCCTTCCCGACGAGAACACCCTGACCCACCTGCCACGCCTGGTGGCGCGCTACTACAGCGATCGCCCCGATCCCAGCGATCCGGGCCAGCAGGTGGCCTTCGGTACCTCCGGCCACCGCGGCTCCTCGCTCAAGGGCAGCTTCAACGAATGGCACATCCTCGCCATCACCCAGGCCATCTGCGAATACCGTAAGGCCCAGGGGGTCGACGGGCCGCTGTTCATGGGCATGGACACCCACGCGCTGTCCGAGCCGGCCTTCATCTCCGCCCTGGAAGTCCTCGCCGCCAATGGCGTGGAGGTGCGCATCGACGCCGGTTGCGCCGAGACCCACGGCGAGCCGGGCTATACGCCTACCCCGGCACTGTCCAACGCCATCCTCGAATACAACGCCGGCCGCAGTTCGGGCCTGGCCGACGGCATCGTCATCACCCCGTCGCACAACCCGCCCGCCGACGGCGGCTTCAAGTACAACCCCACCAACGGCGGCCCGGCCGACACCAACGTCACCAAATGGATCCAGGATCGCGCCAATGCCCTGCTGGTGGCCGGCCTGGAAGGCGTCAAGCGGATGGATTACCGCCAGGCGCTCAAGGCCTCCACCACGCAGACATTCGACTTCATCGACAGCTACGTCGGGGGTCTGGGCCAGGTCATCGATCTCGAGGCTATCCGCGGCTCCGGCCTGACCTTTGGCGTCGATCCCCTGGGCGGCGCCGGGGTGCACTACTGGCCGCGCATCGCCGAGCGCTATGGCCTGCCGCTGCAGGTGCTCTCGACCCGCGTCGACCAGACCTTCCGCTTCATGCGCCTGGACTGGGACGGCAAGATCCGCATGGACTGCAGTTCGCCCCACGCCATGGCCGGCCTGATCGAGAACAAGGACAGATTCGACGTCTCCTTCGCCTGCGACACCGACCATGACCGCCATGGCATCGTCGCCCGCTCGGTGGGCCTGCTCAATCCCAACCACTACCTGGCGGTGGCCATCGAGTACCTCTTCACCCACCGTCCGCAGTGGAGCCAGCAGGCCGGCATCGGCAAGACGCTGGTGTCGTCCTCGATGATCGACCGCGTGGCCCAGGGCATTGGCCGCCAGGTGGTGGAAGTGCCGGTGGGCTTCAAGTGGTTCGTCGACGGCCTGCTGGACGGCAGCCTGGGCTTCGGCGGCGAAGAATCCGCCGGTGCCTCCTTCCTGCGCAAGACCGGCGGCGCCTGGTCCACCGACAAGGACGGCATCATCCTCGGCCTCTTGGCGGCAGAGATCACCGCCGTGACCGGCAAGGACCCCGGCGAGCGCTACCAGGCGCTGACCGAGCGTTTCGGCGCCCCGGTCTACCAGCGCATCGACGCCGCCGCCGACCGCGAGCAGAAGGCTCGCCTCGGCAAGCTCTCCGCCGCCCAGGTCACCGCCAAGGAGCTGGCCGGCCAGCCGATCACCGCCATCCTCACCGAGGCCCCCGGCAATGGCGCCGCCATCGGCGGCCTCAAGGTGGTCACTGAGAACGGCTGGTTCGCTGCCCGTCCCTCGGGTACCGAGGATGTCTACAAGATCTACGCCGAAAGCTTCGAGGGCGAAGCCCACCTGGGCCGCATTCAGGAAGAGGCCAAGGCGCTGGTGGACGGGGTGCTGCGCGGTTAA
- a CDS encoding DUF493 domain-containing protein: MTEDVQPPKIEFPCPRYPIKVIGDAGADFAELVLDTVQRHAPDLDRGTLVTRDSRNGRFLSVQVLITATGVDQLQAIHQDLRATGRVHMVI; this comes from the coding sequence ATGACCGAAGACGTACAACCCCCCAAGATCGAATTTCCCTGCCCGCGTTATCCCATCAAGGTGATCGGCGATGCGGGTGCCGATTTCGCCGAGCTGGTGCTCGATACCGTGCAGCGCCATGCGCCGGATCTCGACCGTGGCACCCTGGTGACCCGTGACAGCCGCAACGGGCGGTTCCTGTCCGTGCAGGTCCTCATCACCGCCACCGGGGTGGACCAGCTGCAGGCCATCCACCAGGATCTGCGCGCCACCGGCCGCGTGCACATGGTGATCTGA
- a CDS encoding D-alanyl-D-alanine carboxypeptidase family protein, producing the protein MTIATFARRLLLLVTIACVPAVWAAETMIPAPPQLAAKAWILMDANSGAVLTESNSDERLPPASLTKLMTAYIATLEINRGRIKESDMATISEHAWRTGGSRMFLKLGSQVSVGDLLHGIIIQSGNDASVALAEHIAGSEDAFVDMMNTTAQKLGMQNTHFMDATGLPNPNHYSSAHDMAILARAIINADPQHYAIYSQKEFFWNNIKQPNRNLLLWRDKTVDGLKTGHTDEAGYCMVASAVRDGMRLVAVVFGTNSEQARAAETQKLLTYGFRFFETQSFYKKGTELAKAPVWKGDAREVQAGLAEDLTMTLPRGQAKKLHAEMVLNPQLIAPIAKGQVIGKVEVKLDDKVVHTADLVALQPVEEGGFIRRLWDSIRLFFYGLFN; encoded by the coding sequence ATGACTATCGCAACCTTTGCCCGCCGCCTGCTTCTTCTCGTAACGATCGCCTGTGTCCCGGCCGTCTGGGCGGCCGAGACCATGATTCCGGCTCCCCCGCAACTGGCGGCCAAGGCCTGGATTCTCATGGACGCCAACAGCGGCGCCGTGCTGACCGAATCCAACTCGGACGAGCGCCTGCCGCCGGCCAGTCTGACCAAGCTGATGACCGCCTACATCGCCACCCTGGAAATCAACCGGGGCCGGATCAAGGAATCCGACATGGCCACCATCAGCGAGCATGCCTGGCGTACCGGCGGTTCGCGGATGTTCCTCAAGCTCGGTTCCCAGGTGTCGGTGGGTGACCTGCTGCACGGCATCATCATCCAGTCCGGCAACGACGCCAGCGTCGCCCTGGCCGAGCACATCGCCGGCAGCGAAGACGCCTTCGTCGACATGATGAACACCACCGCGCAGAAGCTGGGCATGCAAAACACCCACTTCATGGATGCCACCGGCCTGCCGAATCCGAACCACTATTCCTCGGCCCACGACATGGCGATCCTGGCGCGCGCCATCATCAACGCCGATCCCCAGCACTACGCCATCTATTCCCAGAAGGAATTCTTCTGGAACAACATCAAGCAGCCCAACCGCAACCTGCTCTTGTGGCGCGACAAGACCGTGGACGGCCTGAAGACCGGTCACACCGACGAGGCCGGCTACTGCATGGTGGCCTCCGCCGTACGTGACGGCATGCGCCTGGTGGCCGTGGTGTTCGGCACCAACAGCGAGCAGGCCCGCGCCGCCGAAACCCAGAAGCTGCTGACCTACGGCTTCCGCTTCTTCGAGACCCAGTCCTTCTACAAGAAGGGCACCGAGCTGGCCAAGGCGCCGGTATGGAAGGGCGATGCGCGTGAGGTCCAGGCCGGTCTGGCCGAGGATCTGACCATGACCCTGCCGCGCGGCCAGGCCAAGAAGCTGCATGCCGAGATGGTGCTCAACCCGCAACTGATCGCCCCCATCGCCAAGGGCCAGGTGATCGGCAAGGTCGAGGTCAAGCTCGACGACAAGGTGGTCCACACCGCCGACCTGGTGGCCCTGCAGCCGGTCGAGGAGGGTGGCTTCATCCGCCGCCTGTGGGATAGCATCCGCCTGTTCTTCTACGGATTGTTCAACTGA
- the arfA gene encoding alternative ribosome rescue factor ArfA produces MAKKYSRGPNKAKALVSDPRFRSRKEQPAKGKGSYRREAFSLQDEKASVFMAA; encoded by the coding sequence ATGGCCAAGAAATACAGCCGCGGCCCCAACAAGGCCAAGGCCCTCGTCAGCGATCCCCGGTTTCGCTCACGCAAGGAACAGCCCGCCAAGGGCAAAGGCAGCTACCGCCGCGAAGCCTTCTCGTTGCAAGACGAGAAGGCTTCGGTCTTTATGGCTGCCTGA
- a CDS encoding lytic murein transglycosylase, which yields MQFGKSRGFKTGGLLAGTLVTLLTAALAACAQTPTTPTAAPSSPSSPKPAPATNAPAPTAEAMPQPAESFEQWRSRFRDLALGRGISASTFDQAFAGVEPDMAVIAADRSQPEFTKPVWEYLATAVSPLRVRNGKSLLIQQAGLLATLEARYGIEPARLVAFWGMESNYGNNMGNKGVIRSLATLAYEGRRPDFAQDQLIAALGILQHGDVTPDRMIGSWAGAMGQTQFIPTTYDQYAVDFDGDGRRDIWGSTADALASTANYLKASGWQDGKPWGYEVRVPANFDYSLADMGVRKTLAEWTALGIQGLGLPQPAAQPGDTASLLLPAGYRGPAFLVFNNFRTILKYNNSTSYALGVALLSERYRDAGQIAGSWPTDDLPLSRSERVELQQRLAALGLDPGSADGIIGANTRKAIRAYQQSQRLPADGYPSQQLLQRLRG from the coding sequence ATGCAATTCGGGAAATCCCGCGGATTCAAGACCGGCGGCCTCCTCGCCGGGACCCTGGTCACCCTGCTGACCGCCGCCCTGGCCGCCTGCGCCCAGACGCCAACGACGCCCACCGCGGCGCCCTCCTCACCCAGCTCGCCCAAACCTGCCCCCGCGACCAACGCACCGGCTCCAACAGCCGAGGCCATGCCGCAGCCGGCCGAAAGCTTCGAACAGTGGCGCAGTCGCTTCCGCGACTTGGCCCTCGGCCGTGGTATCTCGGCGAGCACCTTCGACCAGGCCTTCGCCGGCGTTGAACCCGATATGGCGGTGATCGCCGCCGATCGCAGCCAGCCGGAATTCACCAAGCCGGTCTGGGAATACCTGGCCACGGCCGTCTCGCCGCTGCGGGTGCGTAACGGCAAGAGCCTGCTCATCCAGCAGGCTGGCCTGCTGGCGACCCTGGAAGCGCGCTATGGCATCGAGCCGGCACGGCTGGTGGCCTTCTGGGGCATGGAGAGCAACTATGGCAACAACATGGGCAACAAGGGCGTCATCCGCTCCCTGGCCACCCTCGCCTACGAGGGTCGCCGCCCGGATTTCGCCCAGGACCAGTTGATCGCCGCCCTCGGCATCCTCCAGCACGGCGACGTCACCCCCGACCGGATGATTGGCTCCTGGGCCGGCGCCATGGGCCAGACCCAGTTCATTCCCACCACCTACGACCAGTACGCGGTGGACTTCGACGGCGACGGTCGCCGCGATATCTGGGGCTCCACCGCCGATGCCCTGGCCTCCACCGCCAACTACCTCAAGGCCTCCGGCTGGCAGGATGGCAAGCCCTGGGGCTACGAAGTCCGGGTGCCGGCCAATTTCGACTACAGCCTGGCCGACATGGGCGTGCGCAAGACCCTGGCCGAATGGACGGCGCTGGGCATCCAGGGCCTCGGCCTGCCGCAACCGGCCGCCCAGCCCGGGGATACCGCCTCGCTGCTGCTGCCCGCCGGCTATCGCGGTCCGGCCTTCCTGGTGTTCAATAATTTCCGCACCATCCTCAAGTACAACAACTCCACCTCCTACGCCCTGGGCGTGGCCCTGCTCTCGGAGCGCTACCGCGACGCCGGCCAGATCGCCGGCAGTTGGCCCACCGACGATCTGCCGCTGAGCCGCAGCGAAAGAGTTGAACTGCAGCAACGCCTGGCCGCCCTGGGCCTGGACCCGGGCAGTGCCGACGGCATCATCGGCGCCAACACCCGCAAGGCCATCCGCGCCTACCAACAGTCCCAGCGATTGCCCGCCGACGGCTATCCCAGCCAGCAGCTGCTGCAGCGGTTGCGTGGCTGA